DNA sequence from the Armigeres subalbatus isolate Guangzhou_Male chromosome 1, GZ_Asu_2, whole genome shotgun sequence genome:
AGAAGCAATCTTAACAGGATCCGCatcaaaatgaaatgaaattctgtGATTATGTAGATTTTAAATGTACTCTGGCCGCTCCTCCATATggaatatttttattcaatgtgaaataataaatattcaACCAGTGAGAAtgaacaaataaaattaaacaaacaCAAATCTTCATAAATCATTTAATCtgaatcgaaataaaaatatttgttgttAATATTACTACGATCATTCAATGCACATAGTAAAATGGTAAAATCTACTACAATGTTTACAGCTGCACATGGTATATTTAACAACAATATACGGTCAACCCGGCGGAATGTCAAAAAAAGCTTCATAGTAAAATCAACTGCAGTTATGGTTGATTCAAACGGTATGTGTAGTCTGCACAAATCAAGtggtaaaatgtttttaattttacccTCGGTTCGGTCAATATTACCATGACGCTTCTTTCAGTGAGCCtctaaacaaaacaaataataacagaAAGTAGTTCTAGAATACATAATCAATCAAAATATCTGACAAAAGAAATTGTCAATAATATATTTCTTACCAACAAAACTATCCTGATGTATTAAATCATTACACCTATGTAGAAATGTTTAGCAGAAATGTCAAGAACGAGTATATCATTTTAAGCAATTCTTGAAATGCCTCCAGCGATAGTTCAAACATTCCTCCGCAGGAGATTCCCACAGTTTGCTGCATTCTGGACATAACAATTAACTGTGTTGCTCGGATATCACGATACTCTTTCCTAGCCTTAGAATCTCTTGGTATTCGATGTGGCCAGCTTAAGTTGTACAATGACGCTCCTATTCGATTGTTCTGAAAAATGtcatttcaaaaagttttcgaaaatattccaatattagAAAAGAATTGTTACCATGTCGTTCAAATTGTTGGCCATTCGGCAGAACCAATAGCACTCCAATAGTATCGCTCCCACGTAGCTGAGGATTATAACAGTATTCACCGTTAACCCTAGCATTTTGATGTAGAACGCAGCACATCCGATAATCACGATCGCCATATAAAACATTACCAAAAAGTTCACCTTCAAATAGCCCTTCAATTTAGCAACCTGTTCCATAAGATTGCAATGGCGCGCAATGACCGCATTAATTTTTTCTTTCATGGTTCTCCAGTAGTTTGGTGACTCATCCTCTTTAGGGTCTTCTCTAGGATATTCCTGATCGATAGTATCCGCTACTGCTTCATCTACTCGGACCATGATTGTGGCGCACTGCGTCAGGATACTTTCCATCTCTGTCATAATAGCCAttagtaatgcattttgtacCGTCAAAACTGTCGCATAAGCCGAAGACATCACAAAATGGTTGCTAGAAGTGATCACGTCGACCATTAACTCAACTCGCCAACCCATCCGCACTAGATTATCCGGGGCGCGGTACTGTTTGTCTCGATTAATTCCGAACACGTAGAACATGATCTGATCTGCAAAGAAGATACATTCCAACACCAGGCCCATTCTGCGCTGAAAGCGATACGATCGGATTCGGCTCTGAGAGTGATTAAGACCATTCAGCTTAGTCCCCAGATAATCTTTTAGCGTTAGGACCTCTTTGAGATACAGTGCAATCAGTGCTGCCCTCGATATGATCATTACCAGCCCCAGAAAGAAACTGGCCACTCCGATAAACTCAGCCGTTGAGTTCCACTCAAAATAAGCCACATAGACACGGTCGATCCAGATAGCAAATTGCGCGGCTATCAGCACTCGGTAGCAGAGAAATAATCGGCGATAGATGGGATTACTAGAGTTCAGGCGGATACCTCCCAGCACCAGGAAATACTCCATCATGCGGAAGTAGTCGCTTTCGTCGTCCTGTATGATGTCCTTAAACATTGTCGGAAGCTGTCGAATTTTATCCATGAGGTTGACGACATCTATGCAATTAGAACGGTTGGAATTGACTATGAAACGAATGGTTCAGTTTGTTGGCCACGAATCTACATCTACCCGCTAACCCGGGAAAAGCATTTCCCTTTGAAGTACAAAACGTTTTCGATTTATAACATATGCAAATAGGGGGACAGTGTCATAATTCACGAATAAGTCTAATTTGATCTAATTCGTAGCTTCATTAGTGGTGAATGATTAATAGGGATCGATAAATTGTCACATATAGATACTTGGAGACTGTGATTGAAAGGTGCCACTGGAGATCCATGGAAATTGTTTGTCCTgccaagcaaaattttctaCAGTACATACAATTACAAAGTTGCAAGGATTATACGATTCGATTGGATAACAACTGTAGCACCGTATGGCGATTTACTCCCAAAGTACATTGGAGCTCTCGAAGAAAACGCTCagttaaaacaaaattcaaaccgTTTGATCATATTTGCTTCGCGTAAGCTCGCCTATCAATGAATCGTTTAAAAGCCCTGACAAATTTGGGTGTAGATTAATCACTGGATACCTCCAGATGGATATGCACACAAACACTAATCGTTATCCTTTAGGTTTGTTGACGCTATTGACACAGGAAGCTTGAATCAAAACTAAAATGCTAGTTCGCGACTTGAAAACAGCTCTACCTACCTACATATCTGgcatcgatacacctatgcctgcaCTATGCCACCAAAACATTTTGACGttttgggcgatgttcctccagcttCCCCAAATGTTTAGGGTTCCAAAGAGCGACTACACCGCTTTCAGcgagcgtgttcgtggccttcaaCGAAGTTGGCGCCATCTAACCAGTAcactgttgaatattgttttagaaattctttcttcTGACATTCGCACTATGTTACCAGCCCACTGATGTCTGTTGTATTTTATACGAtacacaatattttcttttttgttttgtgattgaTGTGTCTGCACCACACACAATTTTCTAGCTCTACTCCGAGTATTGtatgcagcacttttcgctcgaaaaccccgaaagctctccgttCCTACTTTTCTAACGTAGACGgcccataaagggccactggtagacgCGAAATTTTATAAAGAGCAAATTCTGTTTCCGTCTACATGTTGCAAAACCTAAACTAGTTATGTACCCCTACGTAAGGAGTGGCCGACCCAGTCCCACTTCCGTTTCCGAATTTCTATTGCGACGACGGAGCTCGTTGTTTgcgatccagttgtgaggccaccaggcccgaattatataccgctaGAAGAATCTTGTCGATTATAaggaggaacagtaacggtgatagaatactcacaccagctacgaccaaGATAGGCTCGGACAAAACCCCATTATACAGCACTCTACatgagaaggcctcgtactgtgtttcgatgagaccaaagatTTTCTCAGGagcccccttgcgtctcagggcgccccacatattcttgTGAATGAGGCgctcgaaagctttttcgtagtaaatgaataccaagtaaattGCTCGTGGAACTCATTAACCTGCTTCTGAATGATACGAAGCGTGACATAATGGTCCACACAAGATCTTCCGGTACGGAATTgtgcctgctgccgccggaggcGGGATCCAATATCTGATGAGGATACAATGAGATACAAATAAAACTACTTgtaatagaaagctttcaagCTTTCCTTTCGAATGTGCATTGATTTGGCTGCCACTTTTTGCCACCTTGCGAGATATTTTGGTTTGAAAAATGTGTAATTTTGTTCGTATGTCTCGATTTTCCTTCTAACAATTGCAAACATTGTTATGATTTAGTAGTTGAATGCTGTATTTTTATGTGCTGAATaagtttctagaacattgttaaccTCAAAAATTTGACCATGCAAATTATAAAATTGCTTGAATACAGCCCTAAATCCGCCTCTAATGTAGTATTTAAAAGCTGATTGGCTCTGCGTGCTAATATAATGCTGATTTGAAACCGCAAAAGGCGAAATAGCGTGCCAATAAGATGCTATATAATGAAAGCACTCATATTGCATTACTTTTTTTTCAAGGACCGTGGGTTCGGCATCGTAGAGCTGCAGAAGGTTTGTTGGGAGGGATCAACGGTgggaacgtttagaggtaatcataccatctaccaaagctgcggcaacacacacgagctgggaacagctttcatagtgagaGGCGATATgtaaaggcgcgtgatcgggtggtggccgatcaataaaagaatgtgcaggttgaggatcaaaggccggttcttcaacttcagcataatcaacgtccatagcccacactccggaagcactgatgatgataaggacgcattctatgcgcagctggaacgtgagtacaatagctgcccaagccacgacatcaaaatcatcataggagatttgaacgctcaggttggccaagaggaggagtttaaaccgactattgggaagttcagcgcttaccggctgacgaacgaatacggcctacgactaattgattgcgccgcctccaagaatatggccattcgcagcacctacttccaacacagtctcccgtatcggtacacctggagatcatcactgcagacagaatcacaaatcgaccacgttctgattgatggacggcacttctccgacattatcgacgtcaggacatatcgtggcgctaacatcgactctgaccactatctggcgatggttaaactgcgcccaaaactatccgtcatcaacaatgttcggtaccgacgagcgccgcggtacgacctagagcgactgaagcaacctgatgtcgccactgcatacacgcagtatctcgaggcagcgttgccaaaagagggtgagctcgatggggcccctcttgaggactactggaatacagtcaaagcagccattaacgacgcagcgaagaacaacgtcgggtatatgggacaaagtcgggcagcagggactatgtccaagggcttgacgacccctccccactgcgagttagggaacctgcctaggatgtggtggggtttgacagtgggctctgttaaacttctacaaaaagctgcatgtatccgtaagcaggtcctatcaaagcgaccgtgcgccgctcaaagcacactagCCCAACCCAGTGGCATCGACAACGGCAACGTCAACGGACACGAGCGGAAATCGAGATATACAACGAATCTAGGGCTGACAGTTGTGTCATTCCACTCCTTGAGTAAAGCCGGGTGACACCGTCTTGAAATGGCGGGTGGGCTAATGCCACAGCTGCTTTCCGTCCCGTAAAACCGTGGCAGGCCTTGGGGCACGCCGTCCCAATCCAGCCGTCTGGCTTAACCAACCAGATGGGAGTAGGACCAGTTGATTCCTTCCTGgcttacgccgatccggctctgaacaccgaGGTGTCAACCCCCGCATGGCCTCACtgcatctgcaaagataaccatgggatcaagaAGGCGACAACTCCAGCTGGGTTCGAGGGCAGCCCTAAGGGGACCCAACAAACATGAATAAAGCTAAATTAAACAAACAAGCATCGGAAGTGAACCCCTTCGCAAGGAGAGGTCTGGAGAGATCTCCACCCAACGCATCGGGTGGGAGAGAAATGGAGATGAAGGACACGAGTATCGAAGTAGTCGTCGTGGAGAGCGATAACGATACGCCAATAGTCGATAAGCAGCAGCACAATGCAGTGGAGATAGGGTCGAGTGGCATCCTGCCGAGCTTGACCGTCGTCATGGTGCAACTCGATGACATTATCGACTTCACCAATGAACGGGGCAATATGTCGAGGAGCTGAAGCTGAAATTGCTTAAGCTTCGCAATTTGGTTCTTGCTGCCAAGCAAGAACAGGAAGTGCTTGCGGCCAGGCTGGAAGGCTGTGGTAAAGCGGAGAAGAGTACACAGACTGCTCCCTTCTCCTTCCATAGTACCACAACCATGGCACAGGAGGCGTTAGATTTTGCCCTCAGCGACAGAGCGGTAGAGAGGAGAACAGATAAGCGAGCCAGGGACTCGCCTGGCATTAAGCGCTTTAAACAGAACGCAAAAATGCGTCGGGAGAGCGCAAATCAGAAGAGCGGGCCCACGGAAGTTGCAAACATGGGAGAACGGCGTAAGAAGAAAGCGAGGACGAAACGAGCCAGTCGGCCACCGGAGGAGGGAAGCCAACCCGACCAAGACAACCTGCGGTCGGACGGTCCCTGGCAAACGGTAGTAAATAAACCGAAGGTGAAAGCGGCAATCACGCGCCCGGCGAGAGCCAGACAGAAGGGTGAAGCACTTCTCATTAAAACAGAGAAAGAGCGCTACGCCGACGTGTTCAAGGCGATGCGCAGCGCCGAGAAACTGGCGGACCTTGGTAAAGAGGTTCGTAGCATAAGGCGGACGAgagcgggcgagatgatccttgtcTTAAGGAAGGGCTCACAGGCGAACGGTACCTCATATGGAGCGCTAGcccaggaagtcctaggcgagagcgTAGAAGTGAGGGCTCTACACGACGAAGTGACTCTCCAATGCAAgcagctggacgaggtcacgacatCGGAAGAGATCGCCTCGGCCATCAAGGACCAAGGTGGAGTGGTGGTAGCAAATGCGTCCATCCGTCTGCGAAGAGGACCGCAGGGGACGCAGATTGCCACGGTGAAGTTACCGGCCATCGACGCTAACAAGGTGATCAAAGTTGGTAAGCTGAAAGTTGGCTGGTCAGTATGTCCAGTCAGCCTCTACCAACCACCGGTAGTCGACAAGTGCTTCCGCTGCCTCGAACCGGGACACAAATCGTGGGCGTGCAAAGGGCCGGATAGGAGTAACCTATGTAGGCGATGCGGCGAAGAGGGCCATAAGGCGCACACGTGCGAGAAAGCACCATCGTGTACGCTATGCGCGAGCAGGAAGCAGGAACATAACCACGCTATGGGTGGACCTGCGTGCCCGTTGAGTGGTTATGCgaggaagccgtgcaagtaacgcagctcaacctcaaccattgtgcggccgcccagcagttgctgtggcagtcggtagtAGAAGCGAGAACGGACGTCGCTATCTTGTCggacccgtaccgcatccccGCGGATAATGGGAACTGGGTAGCGGATAGATCCAAATCAGCGGCGATTTGTACGACGGGAAGATACCCGATCCAGGAAGTGCTGAACACAAGAGCGGAGGGTACTGTTATAGCGAAAATAAATGGAGTGTACTACTgcagctgctacgccccaccaaggtggccgatAGAACAATTCACCGAGATGGTCGATCGGCTAACATCAGACCTAGTGGGTAGCAAGCCAGTAGTAATTGCAggagacttcaatgcgtgggcgatAGAGTATGGATGTTGCTTTACTAACCGGAGAGGGCAAACGCTGCTAGAGGCTTTCGCCAAGCTGGATGTCGTGCTGTGCAACGAAGGCTCCAAAAGTACCTTCCAGCGAAACGGAGTGGAATCGATAATAGACGTaacgttctgcagtccaagtTTGGTCGGTGATATGCAGTGGATGGTCGACGACGGTTACACCCACAGTGACCATCTAGCTATCCGGTACAGGATAGGCAGCGAGGCAAGAAGAGAAAGCCGGAGAGCTACTCCCACAACCCGGTCGTGGAAGGTCGCCCACTTCGACGGTGGGACCTTCAGTGAAGCTATGGGTCTGGAAGAAAACACGGGAAGTTTAAGCGGCGACGAACTGGTTGCGGTCCTGTCTCGAGCTTGTGACGCGACCATGCCGAGGAAGGTGCGACCACGGAACTGCAGGCcacaggtatactggtggagcgatgaaattgcagcccttcgagcagcctgtctccgggctagaagaaaaacgcaaaggacacgcttggcggaagtgagggaggaacgcatcgagcaattcaaagcagcgagactggctctaaacaaggccatcaaagaaagcaagaaagcctgcttcgacagactgtgccagagcgccaactcgaacccatggggagacgcctatcgggtggtgatggccaaaacaagaggAGCACTGGCTCCTCCCGAGCGATGTCCAACGAGGCTGAAGACTATAATCGAGGCACTATTCCCGCACCACGGCCCAACCCACTGGCCGCCAGCAGCGAGGGTAGCAAATGATGAAGCGGTGGAGAGGGTGACGGTAGAAGAGATATTGACGGTGGCAAAGTCCCTCGACCCGAGTAAAGCACCTGGTCCGGACGGGATCCCGAATATGGCATTGAAGGCAGCCATAACGACTAAcccgaacatgtttaggttggccatgcagaagtgtctggacgagaggacattcccggatatatggaagagacagcgttatgtcctgttaccgaaacctggcaagccaccaggagacctctcagcgtacagaccaatctgtcttatagacacggtagggaagctactggagaagttgatcctgaacagactgtcgccgtacgtcgaggaggtaggaggattatcgagcgagcaattcggctttcggagaggaaggtctactctgggtgccattaaatcggtggttgacactgcaaaggtcgccatcgaatgcaagcggcgcggtatacgttactgcgcagtaataacactcggcgtgcggaatgcattcaacagtgcgtgctggatggagatcgcgaactcgttgcttcggctgggagtaccggtagggctgtataagattctgggaagctactttcagaatcgattattgatctacgagacagacgaaggcttggctaccgccccatcacggcaggtgtcccacagggatcaattttgggtccattgctgtggaacgtgatgtacgatggcgtgctgcggttgaagctcccgccaggagtcaagttagtgggattcgccgatgacgtaaccatgaccgtgtacggagaatccgtcgaagaggtcgaattgactgcagcctattcgatcagcctagtggaggaatggttgcgcagcaagaagctacagttggcgcatcataaaacggagatgatagtcgttaacaatcggaaatcggttcaggaggcgacaattagagtcggcggctgcgacatcacctccaagagatctctgaaacaattggggtgatgctcgacgataagttgagctttaaaagtcatgtcgactacgcctgccagcgcgcgtcgacggcgatagcggcactatcgaggatgatggcgaacaactctagggtgtgctccagcaagcgcaagctgctggcaagcgtggcggtttcaatactacgatacggaggaccagcttgggtgtcagcgttgagcgtaaactgcaacgtgcgaaagctggagagtactcataggctaatgtgcctgagagttatcagcgcatatcgcaccgtatctcgcgaagcggcatgtgtactcgcgggcatgatgcctatcaaactggtggtagaggaagacgaggagtgctacgccctcaggggcaccgataacgctcgaaggaatataaaggcagcaacggtagccaaatggcagagagagtgggacaactcgcctaagggaaggtggacccatcgcttagtcccaagtgtgtcggcatggattagcagacctcatggggagctaaactttggcttgacccagttcttaacaggccatggatgcttcaagtggtacctacacaggtttggtcaCGCGGCTTCTCCCACCTGTCCGCAATGCCCACACGGgacagaaacggctgaacacatcctgttcacatgtcctcggttcgaaacggagaggagtgcgatgttgggggcatgcggaacggacaccaacaccgataacatcgtcataaaaatgtgccagaacccagaacagtggagagcggttgcaagagcgacgtccaggatagccgacatcctgcaacgaagttggcgcatagagcagcagcaggcagccgttacggatagcggaccatgagtcgtggaagtcgtgaatatatatgtcgataatggatgggaacgacagcgtcgcaactgtattcagcttgcggcgagcgcgtagccgcagaacgtggcgaaacggccgggttcggaggagctcccgctttcaggggaacttctcgtcggagtaggttagatccgccgtcagggactatccgagtcgttcgcgatcgcgaccgaggcgggagctaaatggctcaatgaataaggtgagagctgaatggctcaaggcaaatgaaactcggttatcggagtaggctaggtccaccgccggggatcagctgagtagaccgtggcgtgcgaatgtaccggcttcgggtcgtcggggcaccattgaactggaagttatctccacccggaatctttggattgacctcggcactcgcccggtcacccgttgagacgggtcgtcggttacgggtgagcttccgacgtcggggaactccctgtcggagtaggattgatccaccgccggggactatccgagtagtccgcgaccaaggtgagagctgaatggctcatcggttaagcaagaagctgaaaggcgcagttcatgggaaatcggttaatcggagtaggctaggtccaccgccggggaccaattgagtagatcgtgccgcgtgaatgcacctgcttcgggtcgtcgggcaccactgaaccggaagctatctccacccggaatctttggcctgacctcggcactcgtccggtcacccgttgaagtgagaatgtgcgtaggacttgagcggatctatgaacatgcataccaggtgaatgtgtagtgttggtaatgtaacagccatccacgaatgcgggtcgtcggtatcggggagcttccgccgccggggactccccgtcggagtagggtagatccgccgccggggactatctgagtagcttgcgagcacgttgagagctaaatggctctaaaaataaaaggaaagtagatgcgttgctgaatggcacaaggaaaaaaaagtaaagggcttaagggcccacgcttttgtgtgcttgctggcaccaataaagagccaaagggctcagacgtatgacaaaacatcgaagagaggcactgtgaaaggtgttgttttgggaggagtactttAGTACTGCTTTccccacagaagtaatactgaaaggtagtcccggggggaattgtgcattagaagagagggtaactcaagtaaccttctgttgcttgggtgggtttagtgggtccggcggtctggccttctgccaaccgcgtcaaccccactccctgagtgataatttcaggtgtctgtatgcagatttgccttcatccctctataaaaaaaaaaaaaaaaaaaaaatatgggacaAAGTCGACGggacgattggttcgacgaagagtgcaaacagattctggaggagaaagacgcagcgcgggtggtcg
Encoded proteins:
- the LOC134206388 gene encoding uncharacterized protein LOC134206388; the encoded protein is MEMKDTSIEVVVVESDNDTPIVDKQQHNAVEIGSSGILPSLTVVMLKLKLLKLRNLVLAAKQEQEVLAARLEGCGKAEKSTQTAPFSFHSTTTMAQEALDFALSDRAVERRTDKRARDSPGIKRFKQNAKMRRESANQKSGPTEVANMGERRKKKARTKRASRPPEEGSQPDQDNLRSDGPWQTVVNKPKVKAAITRPARARQKGEALLIKTEKERYADVFKAMRSAEKLADLGKEVRSIRRTRAGEMILVLRKGSQANGTSYGALAQEVLGESVEVRALHDEVTLQCKQLDEVTTSEEIASAIKDQGGVVVANASIRLRRGPQGTQIATVKLPAIDANKVIKVGKLKVGWSVCPVSLYQPPVVDKCFRCLEPGHKSWACKGPDRSNLCRRCGEEGHKAHTCEKAPSCTLCASRKQEHNHAMGGPACPLSGYQLLWQSVVEARTDVAILSDPYRIPADNGNWVADRSKSAAICTTGRYPIQEVLNTRAEGTVIAKINGVYYCSCYAPPRWPIEQFTEMVDRLTSDLVGSKPVVIAGDFNAWAIEYGCCFTNRRGQTLLEAFAKLDVVLCNEGSKSTFQRNGVESIIDVTFCSPSLVGDMQWMVDDGYTHSDHLAIRYRIGSEARRESRRATPTTRSWKVAHFDGGTFSEAMGLEENTGSLSGDELVAVLSRACDATMPRKVRPRNCRPQVFFIALVMRQMLISPRDIDPNDSSNLLKRASAQSLRIRFDSDATISFSRGSLVRIHCRRRRFRSWITQFQWECLALKSPTTKNGPSRDTME